CTCCGACAGCTCCGGCGGCTCCGAGGACACTGCGACCGACGCGCCCGAGGAGTCGGGTGGCTCGTCGCCGCAGCCGGTCACCGCCGAGGGGTCCTCGACGGTGTACCCCATCGCCAACTCGGGGTCGTCCTACTGGAATTCGAACCCGCCGAGCGACGACGGCGAGTACTGGGGCGAAAACAGCGAAGGCTCGGTTCCCGGCTGGGACGAACTCGCGAGCAACGGCGCAGACGGGATGCGACTGGCCGACTACTTCGCGAGCCTCTACGGCTTCGAGCCGACAGAGCAGTTCGCGACGCCGCCGTTCTCGACGCGCGTCGGCCTGAGCCACTCCGGCACGGGCTGTGAGGCGGTCGTTGACGGGCTCGTCGACATCGGCAACTCCTCGGGACCGATTACGGCGGAACTCGACTGGAGCGAATCGGAGGCCGACGAGCGCGTCGTCGACCACGTGCTCGGCCGCGACGGCCAGCCGGTCGTCGTCAGCTCCAACATCTACGACGCGGGCGTCACCCAGCTGACGGGCGAGGAGGTGCGCGGCATCTATCAGGGCGACATCACCAACTGGAGTGAGGTCGGCGGGCCGGACCAGCCCATCTACGTCATCGGTCGCGCGGAAGGCTCGGGGACGGACACCTCGTTCCGACTCAACATGCTCGGTAGCGCCGACGCCGAGATGGATGTCGACACCCGATTCGGCCAGAACCAGCAGGTCGCACAGGCCGTCCAGCAGAACGACGGCGCAATCGCGTACATGGCACTCGCCTTCACTGGCCCGGAGGTCCAGCCGATCGGCATCGACTTCGACGGGACGCTGTACGAGCCGGACCGCGACGCGGAAAACACCATCTTCGACAGCGCCTACCCGCTCAACCGCGACCTCCACCAGTACACGACCATCACGGAGGAGACGCCGAGCGGCACCGACCGCCGCGAGGGTGCGTTCATGAACATGTTCCTCACGACGTTCGGGCAGGAGGTCTTCGTCGAGTCGAACAACTACATCCCGCTGCCGACGGCGGACATCGAGTCCGAACTCGCGAAGCTCCCCGACCAGTCCTAACTCGCCACTGTCGTTTTCTTTGATTATGAGCCACGAGAGATACAGATGAGCCGGTTCAGTCGCATCGAACGGTACAGCCACGCCGCCCGCGACACTGCACGGCGGCTCCGTGACGGCGTCGCCGGCGAGTCGTCGGTCGCGGTCGCGCTCGTGACCGTGATGTCGCTGTCGCTTTTGGCCGGGCTGGTCGGCTTCCTGCTGGTCTCGTCGCTGACGGCGATACCCCTCGCGGTCGCCGTCGTCGCGGCGGCCATCGGGTGGCTCCGGTATCAGGAGCTGACGGCGAAGGTGCTCGCCGGGACGATGACCGTCTCCACGCTGTTGATTCTCGTGCTCATCGCGGGGTTCATCCTCAGAGAGTCGATTCCCGTCCTCCAGTACGAGTCGATGACGGTGTTGGGCGTCGAGGTGCCCGGCGTTCGGATGTTCGTCCAGACGCGGTGGGATGCCGTCTCCGACCCCATCCGCTACTCGATGGTACCGCTCATCCACGGGACGCTGCTGGTGACGCTCATCTCGACGGCCGTCGCCGCGCCCCTCGGCGTCGCCGCCGCGCTGTTCTTATCCGAGATCGCACCTCGCCCCGTGCGTGAAGTTGTCAAGCCCGGCGTCGAGATTCTCGCCGGCATCCCCTCCATCGTCTACGGCTTCATCGGGTTCACCATTCTCAACCCGTGGGCCGTCGAACAGTTCGGTCTCAACGGCGGGGGGACCTACCTGTTCGTCGGGATGGTCGTCGGGCTGATGGCGCTCCCGACGGTCGTCTCCGTCGCGGAGGACGCGCTGTCCTCTGTCCCCGAATCCATGAAAAGCGGCTCGCTCGCCATGGGG
This portion of the Halosegnis longus genome encodes:
- a CDS encoding substrate-binding domain-containing protein — protein: MTADTGNSGVSRRKFLVTSGVVGAAGLAGCSNAANDGSGGSGDDSDSSGGSEDTATDAPEESGGSSPQPVTAEGSSTVYPIANSGSSYWNSNPPSDDGEYWGENSEGSVPGWDELASNGADGMRLADYFASLYGFEPTEQFATPPFSTRVGLSHSGTGCEAVVDGLVDIGNSSGPITAELDWSESEADERVVDHVLGRDGQPVVVSSNIYDAGVTQLTGEEVRGIYQGDITNWSEVGGPDQPIYVIGRAEGSGTDTSFRLNMLGSADAEMDVDTRFGQNQQVAQAVQQNDGAIAYMALAFTGPEVQPIGIDFDGTLYEPDRDAENTIFDSAYPLNRDLHQYTTITEETPSGTDRREGAFMNMFLTTFGQEVFVESNNYIPLPTADIESELAKLPDQS
- the pstC gene encoding phosphate ABC transporter permease subunit PstC, which gives rise to MSRFSRIERYSHAARDTARRLRDGVAGESSVAVALVTVMSLSLLAGLVGFLLVSSLTAIPLAVAVVAAAIGWLRYQELTAKVLAGTMTVSTLLILVLIAGFILRESIPVLQYESMTVLGVEVPGVRMFVQTRWDAVSDPIRYSMVPLIHGTLLVTLISTAVAAPLGVAAALFLSEIAPRPVREVVKPGVEILAGIPSIVYGFIGFTILNPWAVEQFGLNGGGTYLFVGMVVGLMALPTVVSVAEDALSSVPESMKSGSLAMGTTDWQTMVSITIPAAFSGVSAAVLLGVGRAIGETMAATVMLANTPRLTEPLVNVFYGQATLTSLIASSYGSARGNQLSALFAAGAILFITVLALSIGSQYIEARMRRKLGGEV